A stretch of the Marinobacter sp. JH2 genome encodes the following:
- a CDS encoding GGDEF domain-containing protein — protein sequence MPQLAEKFLPSKLSKIGFVVLALTAAGFAALREPLAAAAAASTAGLFLTGMHGNRRRQFMPWPQLRILFFITLNLALFIALWRGPWALSHWLYALPLITFGFVPAYLATVVTIIGVVFVISSTQWFITLPDRHQMISAFLLSTLLGAILILLQKYKDRQLKPLRRTDQLTQAASREYLSADLHKEIQRSEREGTHLSAMAIGLDTHLSDTDPDADISAILPRIGRYLHSQLRDFDTYYRMADLQFLAILPSTNTAEAADTAERIRNGLRTLMTSHGLKLTVSAGVAGLNIGDDADSLQISASNALRRAQQQGGNRTQAYSNPVPNNLSGTKGAAQ from the coding sequence ATGCCCCAGTTGGCCGAAAAATTTCTGCCTAGCAAGCTGTCGAAAATAGGCTTCGTTGTTCTCGCGTTAACCGCGGCGGGGTTTGCTGCTTTGAGAGAACCACTAGCGGCGGCCGCAGCGGCGTCTACAGCGGGCCTGTTTCTGACCGGCATGCACGGCAACCGCCGCAGACAATTCATGCCGTGGCCACAGTTGCGCATACTGTTTTTTATTACTCTGAATTTAGCCCTGTTTATCGCACTATGGCGCGGCCCCTGGGCTCTGAGCCACTGGCTGTATGCCCTCCCCCTGATCACTTTCGGGTTTGTTCCGGCTTATCTGGCAACCGTTGTAACCATTATTGGCGTTGTGTTTGTGATATCCAGCACACAATGGTTTATCACGCTACCCGACCGGCACCAGATGATCAGCGCCTTTTTGCTCTCCACACTGCTCGGAGCAATCCTGATTCTTCTTCAAAAATACAAAGACCGCCAGCTCAAGCCCTTGCGCCGCACTGATCAGCTAACCCAAGCGGCAAGCCGGGAATACTTGTCAGCAGATTTACACAAGGAAATACAACGCAGTGAGCGGGAAGGCACTCATCTTTCGGCCATGGCAATAGGGCTCGATACCCACCTGAGCGATACTGATCCGGATGCCGACATCAGCGCTATTCTGCCTCGCATCGGCCGGTACCTGCATTCGCAGCTTCGGGATTTCGACACCTATTACCGAATGGCCGATTTGCAGTTTCTGGCAATACTGCCGAGCACCAATACCGCAGAAGCCGCGGATACCGCCGAACGCATTCGGAATGGACTGCGCACCCTGATGACCTCTCACGGCCTGAAACTGACCGTCAGCGCTGGCGTTGCCGGCTTAAACATTGGCGATGATGCTGACAGCCTGCAAATCAGCGCTTCAAATGCACTACGGCGCGCCCAACAGCAAGGTGGTAACCGAACACAAGCCTACAGCAATCCGGTACCCAACAACCTTTCAGGTACCAAAGGGGCTGCACAATGA
- a CDS encoding GGDEF domain-containing protein gives MTETRLRTWSHSVAYTLAAVFISALAFQNLRYGFYQLFYLASMMATLLFAGLIYTFISRRQQLSAPGHLIILSLLNAGLLISSLTLNAPGISHWAMPLLVLNLTILPLRQGLALSVLLVATVSVSLLVEQPFADALISSSGLMLMLTVVGFYIWGYDYMAQSAQNLSTTDPITGAHNARFLDETLQKEISRAIATGHPLSVVSIGLSHAEEIRDLHGKNGLQNLLKNITGHLFETIRTGDTLYTVNESEFFLILPFTPEEGVRVIAERIRRKLIEHDWPEIGKVSVSLGCTTRGNGDTSTYSLRSRATSAMEEAHTRGANSAWFSPGEPVKA, from the coding sequence ATGACAGAAACCCGGCTAAGAACCTGGTCCCACAGCGTAGCCTACACGCTGGCGGCTGTTTTTATCAGCGCATTGGCATTCCAAAATCTGCGCTATGGTTTTTATCAACTGTTCTACCTTGCTTCAATGATGGCGACACTGTTGTTCGCGGGCCTGATCTACACGTTTATTTCTCGCCGTCAGCAACTGTCAGCGCCGGGGCACCTGATCATTCTCAGTCTTTTAAACGCAGGATTGCTCATTTCCTCGCTGACGCTCAATGCGCCGGGCATCAGTCACTGGGCGATGCCGCTTCTGGTTCTCAACCTGACCATTTTGCCGCTTCGCCAAGGGCTTGCGTTGTCAGTTTTATTGGTCGCAACGGTGTCCGTCTCATTGCTGGTAGAACAACCGTTCGCTGACGCGCTTATATCCAGCTCAGGGCTGATGCTCATGCTGACGGTGGTCGGGTTCTATATTTGGGGTTACGACTACATGGCCCAATCTGCTCAAAACCTATCCACCACAGACCCGATTACGGGTGCTCATAACGCTCGTTTTCTTGATGAAACACTGCAAAAAGAAATCAGCCGAGCCATTGCCACCGGACACCCGCTTTCTGTTGTTAGCATCGGCCTTAGCCATGCAGAAGAAATTCGGGATCTGCACGGAAAAAACGGGCTACAAAACTTGCTAAAGAACATAACCGGGCACCTGTTCGAAACCATTCGAACCGGTGACACTCTATACACCGTCAATGAATCTGAATTTTTCCTGATCCTCCCCTTCACACCCGAAGAAGGCGTTCGAGTGATAGCCGAGCGCATTCGCCGCAAGCTCATAGAGCACGACTGGCCCGAAATCGGCAAAGTTTCCGTTAGTCTGGGGTGCACCACTCGCGGCAATGGCGACACCAGCACCTACTCATTGCGGTCTCGTGCCACAAGCGCCATGGAAGAGGCGCACACAAGAGGTGCCAATTCAGCTTGGTTTAGCCCCGGAGAACCTGTTAAAGCATGA